The following proteins are encoded in a genomic region of Dioscorea cayenensis subsp. rotundata cultivar TDr96_F1 chromosome 8, TDr96_F1_v2_PseudoChromosome.rev07_lg8_w22 25.fasta, whole genome shotgun sequence:
- the LOC120267143 gene encoding glycerol-3-phosphate acyltransferase 9-like, translating into MAGLQSSSSEMDLDRPNIEEYLTADSIQDSPKKLHLRDLLDISPTLKEAAGAIVDDSFTRCFKSNPPEPWNWNIYLFPLWCLGVVVRYGILFPVRVAILAGGWVVFFAAFFPVHFLLSGHNNWRRKIERKLVEMMCGIFVASWTGVVKYHGPRPSMRPHQVFVANHTSMIDFIILEQMTAFAVIMQKHPGWVGFIQKTILESVGCIWFNRPESKDREVVARKLREHVNGVDNNPLLIFPEGTCVNNHYTVMFKKGAFELGCAVCPIAIKYNKIFVDAFWNSKKQSFTMHLVCLMTSWAVVCDVWYLEPQYLRPGETPIEFAERVRDMISVRAGLKKVPWDGYLKYFRPSPKLTERKQQIFAESVLQRLEEI; encoded by the exons ATGGCTGGGCTTCAGTCTTCGAGCTCGGAGATGGATCTCGACCGCCCCAATATCGAGGAGTACCTCACCGCTGATTCCATCCAGGACTCACCCAAGAAGCTCCACTT GCGTGACTTGCTGGACATCTCCCCCACGCTGAAGGAGGCCGCGGGCGCAATCGTTGAT GACTCTTTCACTCGTTGCTTCAAATCCAATCCTCCTGAGCCATGGAATtggaatatatatttgtttcctCTGTGGTGCTTAGGTGTTGTTGTTAGATATGGAATTCTTTTCCCAGTGAG AGTTGCAATCTTGGCAGGAGGCTGGGTTGTATTTTTTGCAGCTTTCTTTCCTGTACATTTCTTGCTAAGCGGGCATAATAATTGGAGGCGCAAGATAGAG AGGAAATTAGTGGAGATGATGTGCGGCATCTTTGTTGCTTCATGGACAGGAGTGGTCAAATATCATGGACCTCGCCCAAGTATGCGCCCTCATCAG GTATTTGTTGCCAACCATACTTCAATGATTGATTTCATCATTTTAGAGCAAATGACTGCATTTGCTGTTATAATGCAAAAGCATCCTGGATGGGTTG GTTTTATCCAGAAGACAATCTTGGAAAGTGTTGGGTGTATTTGGTTCAATCGCCCAGAGTCCAAAGATCGTGAAGTTGTAGCAAGAAA GTTAAGAGAACATGTTAATGGAGTTGATAATAACCCTCTGCTGATTTTTCCTGAAGGAACCTGTGTAAATAACCATTACACTGTTATGTTCAAGAAG GGTGCTTTTGAACTTGGATGTGCTGTTTGTCCAATAGCAATCAAGTACAACAAGATTTTTGTGGATGCCTTTTGGAACAGTAAGAA GCAATCTTTTACTATGCATTTGGTTTGCCTAATGACATCCTGGGCTGTTGTCTGTGATGTTTGGTACTTAGAACCTCAATATTTAAGGCCTGGGGAAACTCCTATTGAATTCGCAGAGAG AGTGAGAGACATGATTTCTGTCCGGGCTGGTCTTAAGAAAGTTCCTTGGGATGGATACTTGAAATATTTCCGGCCTAGCCCCAAGCTTACAGAACGCAA GCAGCAAATATTTGCAGAGTCCGTCCTGCAGCGACTGGAAGAAATATGA
- the LOC120267144 gene encoding protein NDR1-like, with product MSRARGDCCKCCIKLQLGLGLTALILYLTYRPIRPRFFITTFSVTSGNLTASYRLEIENKNRQIAVLHDPITLKLSLPADNLTAVGAPIAAFHQGHQKTADFDRSLTIHNGTWFSAVANASAVFHVSVSSAFRYKVFSWKSRHHSVNIGGDVAVDKEGRKTAEKGIRLSSASPPPVAAFLVVLPAAHLVLLFKY from the coding sequence ATGTCACGGGCTAGAGGAGACTGCTGCAAGTGCTGCATTAAGCTGCAATTGGGCCTGGGCCTAACGGCCCTGATTCTCTACCTCACTTACCGTCCCATCCGTCCCCGTTtcttcatcaccaccttctcGGTCACCTCCGGTAACCTCACCGCCTCCTACCGGCTCGAAATCGAGAACAAGAACCGCCAGATCGCCGTCCTCCACGACCCCATCACCCTTAAGCTTTCACTCCCAGCCGATAATCTCACTGCCGTCGGCGCCCCCATCGCCGCCTTCCACCAAGGCCACCAGAAGACCGCCGACTTCGACCGTTCACTCACGATCCATAACGGAACTTGGTTTTCCGCCGTTGCTAACGCCTCTGCCGTGTTCCACGTCTCGGTCTCGTCGGCGTTTCGATACAAGGTGTTCTCTTGGAAGAGCCGGCATCACAGCGTCAACATCGGCGGCGACGTAGCTGTTGATAAGGAGGGTAGGAAGACTGCCGAGAAGGGTATACGTCTTTCATCTGCCTCTCCGCCGCCGGTCGCTGCCTTTCTTGTTGTCCTCCCGGCGGCGCATCTCGTTCTCCTGTTCAAGTATTAG
- the LOC120267618 gene encoding peroxidase 27-like: MVPKVVFSFFLNFVAILVLLLPQTADAQGLKIGFYSKTCPKAEAIVLQEMTEVIKVAPSLSGPLLRMHFHDCFVMGCDGSILLNSSKNTAEKDAPPNLSLRGYAVIDRVKAKLEKSCKGIVSCADILALVARDVVRLTNGPFWQVPTGRRDGNVSQASDALANLPPPIANISSLKASFSSKGLNTKDLVVLAGSHTIGTSHCTSFSNRLYNFTGKGDSDPALDKNYVAALKKKCKPNDATTLVQMDPGSSKSFDNGYFTQVSKRRGLFQSDSALLQDPQTKDYVLNKASTSFFKDFPVSIVKMGKIGVLTGNKGEIRQHCALVKLIIIMHSS; the protein is encoded by the exons ATGGTACCAAAGGTTGTATTCAGCTTCTTTCTAAATTTTGTTGCCATTTTAGTGCTCCTCCTTCCACAAACTGCAGATGCACAAGGCTTGAAGATAGGGTTTTACAGTAAAACATGCCCCAAAGCAGAAGCCATTGTTTTGCAGGAGATGACAGAGGTCATCAAGGTTGCACCAAGTCTTTCTGGTCCATTGCTGAGGATGCACTTCCATGACTGTTTTGTCATG GGATGTGATGGTTCAATTCTCTTGAACTCTAGCAAGAATACAGCTGAAAAGGATGCTCCACCAAATCTCTCCCTCCGAGGTTATGCTGTAATTGATCGTGTGAAGGCCAAGCTTGAGAAGTCTTGTAAAGGAATTGTCTCCTGTGCTGATATCCTTGCTCTTGTTGCTAGAGATGTTGTACGCCTG ACAAATGGGCCATTTTGGCAAGTTCCAACAGGAAGGAGAGATGGAAACGTCTCACAAGCATCTGATGCATTAGCAAACCTCCCACCACCCATCGCAAACATCTCTTCATTGAAAGCTTCCTTTTCTAGTAAAGGTCTTAATACCAAGGACCTAGTAGTTCTagcag GTAGTCACACAATTGGAACATCTCACTGCACTTCGTTCTCGAACCGGCTTTATAACTTCACCGGGAAGGGCGATTCCGATCCGGCTCTTGACAAGAACTACGTTGCtgctttgaagaagaaatgcaAACCCAATGATGCCACAACTCTGGTTCAAATGGATCCAGGGAGCTCCAAATCATTTGACAATGGCTATTTCACTCAAGTGTCCAAAAGGAGAGGACTCTTCCAATCAGACTCTGCTCTTCTTCAAGACCCTCAAACCAAGGACTATGTCCTTAACAAGGCCAGTACTTCATTCTTCAAAGACTTCCCTGTCTCCATTGTTAAAATGGGCAAGATTGGAGTGCTCACTGGCAACAAAGGAGAAATCAGACAACACTGTGCTTTAGTCAAACTAATTATAATCATGCACTCTAGTTAA
- the LOC120267613 gene encoding NDR1/HIN1-like protein 2 has translation MFILWLSLRPHRPRFYLSSFTLPGLTPAAPFAFNVSDRNSNRKIGIYFESMDGSVYYMDQRVSGGPIKVPFYQPPKNTTLFQGTLGPVLGQGDPTWGRIKADGKDGRVEFRLELNTTIRFKVELWDTHSHEMYVNCDVELGPDGTMLPEYKDKRCSIYFG, from the coding sequence ATGTTCATTCTCTGGCTCAGTCTTCGTCCGCACCGGCCTCGGTTCTATCTCTCTTCTTTTACCCTCCCCGGACTCACTCCGGCCGCACCATTTGCCTTCAATGTCTCCGACCGGAACTCAAACCGGAAAATTGGCATCTATTTTGAGTCAATGGACGGTTCGGTTTATTATATGGACCAACGTGTCTCTGGTGGACCAATTAAGGTTCCATTCTATCAGCCACCAAAGAACACAACGTTGTTTCAAGGGACATTGGGTCCTGTCTTGGGTCAAGGGGATCCAACTTGGGGTCGAATCAAAGCTGATGGTAAAGACGGTCGGGTTGAGTTCCGGCTTGAATTGAACACAACCATCCGGTTCAAGGTTGAACTATGGGATACACACTCTCATGAGATGTATGTCAATTGTGATGTGGAACTTGGTCCAGATGGCACTATGCTACCTGAGTACAAAGACAAGAGATGCTCTATCTACTTTGGTTAA